A genomic segment from Daphnia carinata strain CSIRO-1 chromosome 1, CSIRO_AGI_Dcar_HiC_V3, whole genome shotgun sequence encodes:
- the LOC130692305 gene encoding allatostatin C-like, with protein sequence MTSKICAIVPVAIVLYLVALAAAKSTDLDDAEFIDFGGDIESKAAPDEGSVETALLNYLFAKQIMARLRSNRNPQELMKKRSYWKQCAFNAVSCFGK encoded by the exons atGACTTCGAAAATTTGTGCAATTGTTCCTGTAGCCATCGTATTGTATTTAGTTGCCCTGGCAGCAGCAAAATCAACAGATCTAGATGATGCAGAGTTTATTGACTTCGGTGGAGACATTGAG tCAAAGGCGGCACCGGATGAAGGAAGCGTGGAAACAGCTTTATTGAATTA TCTCTTTGCAAAGCAGATCATGGCCCGCCTGCGCAGCAATCGAAACCCTCAAGAGTTGATGAAAAAGCGGTCCTATTGGAAGCAATGTGCATTCAACGCCGTCTCTTGTTTTGGCAAGTGA